In the Diceros bicornis minor isolate mBicDic1 chromosome 22, mDicBic1.mat.cur, whole genome shotgun sequence genome, one interval contains:
- the LOC131419873 gene encoding nuclear pore-associated protein 1-like: MGNFLSNCRPSPRHRPPPGPRPLVSPARDAAPPGRAHPAALAPALRPGRRLFHHKPIPAGFLMAPRKRYPIQQATCYPLGILPVVHWRDPPKKPVLSSQNSRMVGPSRGVRIPPLRRTRTGLPAPPEQAVKAGSIPGSVTPGKEVQGEKPSDVPSRSSPPPVSPSKRPCKRKLAMPLLLPLPPPLLPPLPLPLRLLWGRGELPPPPKLPCIAVAKKPETLEKNTECQQNESLEDPTEVVAECSATQPAPSFSPPASESADPLPLGAHTVQAPAPLTSVADRSAGTQILSVPPPSLTPNIDQETRHSVPNSRPAVPAGSLPPFRSSAFVGIPFNGNGGPLHSVIVMAFPTSGLHSPPSTSTFSFQAPSCQKEARTPRCAASPPPFLSPSPLPLSSTNTPVSTRQLPPSVAVPSTVTATASAGPTSQATSDPGVVDMDTTPPSQAVIFRSPTGSANLKPALDAEAMDTTPPSKAAIFQSPTSPPRTASHLP, encoded by the coding sequence ATGGGAAATTTCCTTTCGAACTGTCGTCCCTCTCCACGCCACCGTCCCCCACCTGGCCCTCGCCCGCTGGTGTCCCCCGCCCGCGATGCTGCCCCTCCTGGCCGGGCCCACCCCGCTGCCCTGGCGCCTGCCCTCCGCCCTGGTCGCAGGCTGTTCCACCACAAGCCTATACCAGCTGGCTTTCTCATGGCACCCAGGAAGCGGTATCCAATCCAGCAGGCCACCTGCTACCCCCTGGGGATCCTCCCTGTGGTGCACTGGAGGGACCCTCCGAAGAAGCCCGTGCTGTCCTCACAGAATTCTAGGATGGTCGGGCCCTCCAGAGGCGTCAGGATCCCTCCTCTAAGACGCACACGCACTGGCCTGCCTGCGCCACCGGAGCAGGCAGTCAAGGCTGGGAGCATCCCAGGCTCAGTGACGCCCGGGAAGGAGGTGCAGGGTGAGAAGCCTTCAGATGTCCCCTCAAGGAGCTCCCCTCCACCAGTCTCTCCCAGCAAGAGGCCCTGCAAACGGAAACTCGCCATGCCACTCTTGCTGCCCCTGCCGCCACCACTGCTGCCGCCACTACCGCTGCCACTGCGACTGCTCTGGGGCCGAGGGGAGCTGCCCCCACCTCCCAAGCTTCCTTGCATAGCTGTTGCCAAAAAGCCGGAGACCTTGGAGAAGAACACTGAGTGTCAGCAGAACGAGAGCTTGGAGGACCCAACAGAGGTCGTGGCCGAATGCAGTGCCACTCAGCCCgccccttccttctccccacctGCCTCGGAGTCGGCAGACCCCCTGCCCCTGGGCGCTCACACTGTGCAGGCCCCTGCTCCTCTCACCAGCGTGGCTGACCGCTCTGCCGGAACTCAGATCCTGTCTGTCCCTCCACCCTCCCTGACCCCAAATATTGATCAGGAAACAAGACACAGTGTCCCGAACTCTCGTCCTGCTGTTCCTGCtggttctcttcctccttttagaTCCAGTGCCTTTGTGGGAATTCCATTTAATGGTAACGGAGGCCCTCTTCATTCAGTCATCGTTATGGCATTTCCTACTTctggcctccactcacctcccagCACCTCAACCTTCTCCTTCCAAGCGCCCTCCTGCCAGAAAGAAGCTCGGACACCCAGGTGTGCAGCTTCTCCCCCTCCTTTCCTCTCACCCAGCCCTCTTCCACTCTCTTCCACCAACACTCCTGTCTCCACCCGCCAGCTCCCCCCTTCTGTGGCAGTCCCCTCCACAGTCACAGCCACAGCCTCTGCAGGTCCGACCTCCCAGGCTACTTCAGATCCTGGTGTCGTTGACATGGACACCACTCCCCCTTCCCAGGCTGTCATTTTCAGGTCTCCCACAGGCTCTGCAAACCTCAAGCCTGCCCTTGACGCTGAAGCTATGGACACCACGCCTCCTTCCAAGGCTGCCATCTTCCAGTCCCCCACATCTCCACCGAGAACCGCTTCCCATCTTCCATGA